DNA from Megalops cyprinoides isolate fMegCyp1 chromosome 14, fMegCyp1.pri, whole genome shotgun sequence:
ATCAGCAGTACTTTCCTCCCACAGGTTACCTGTTGGTGTCAGGTTTCTTAAGCTTTGCTGTGTGCTACAAGCATGGCCCAATCACAGATGATAGAACTCTGACCCTGATGACCTGGACACTGCAGGTCATCGCCATGGTGATGATGTACCATGGCATCACGTACCCCACTGCTTCGTACGCTCTGTTGGGGGTCCTGGTAGGGGTGAAGTGCCTCCCGCATTTTTGGACCCTCCTGCTGACCACCTGCAGGTACACTGGGaatagtaatgataaaaataacaacactaATAAGTATAATTTTTCTAGCAGATTTTGGGTATGAGATTGAATTTGACCATGAAATCATGAATCATCTTGGATCTGTATTAATTTCAGATGCTTGTTAATTAGCATCCAGAGTGGTAACTATTTCTGAAGGAGAGCCAAAAAGCCTGCATACAGCAACAGATAATTCATTGATATTACTCATTTCATTAAGATCGCTTTGAAATGAATTGTTACTTGAATTGTTACACAGGAAGGCCTAGAGTTTTATACTGTGTTTAGAGAAAAACTGGGTCTAATTATTAAATCCTGGGGGCTCTTGGGAGAATATTCAGATATCAAATGCTTTGAAGTGAATATATGGACCCTTATCTTGGGCAGCTTTTTTATGtgtaatacatttatacacCAATATATTTTACTGTGGCAGCTgaagttaagtaccttgctcaaaggtgcAATGAATCTAGACTGTGACCTTCTAGTCACAGGCCCAGTTCCTTCACCACTGTGGTTCCTTGCAGAGTCTGAATACTATCACTTCATTGTCTGTGTTCAATGGGGTTAAATGTAAGTGGATGAGACACCATTTTAGCAAAGGGGCCCGACAACCAGTCACTGTCGTTTCACATTTATTTGGCTGCTGAAAGTTAAGAGCAGTATTTGTATCTGGTTTGACATCCTGATCCTATGTTTTGGGTCGGCACCTTTTCCCACTCTCCTCGCTTTCCACAGACAAATGGGACGGCTGCTCAGCTTCACCCTGGGCCTGTTCAAGAGGCAGCGGCGGCCACAGGTACGATTTCTGACAGAAGAGGAGTacagggagcagggggaggcGTATACCAAGGCATCGCTGGACGGGCTGAGGGAGCACTGCACCAAAGCTAGCTTCCCTGCGTGGGACACCGTCCTCAGACTGCGCTCCCCTCAGAGGTACAGCAGAAATGCAGTAACCACCACATCAAGGATGAGATCCTTGCCATTCTCAAGCAGATATGTTCTTCAGATCTCCGAGTGGAGAAATCTGCAAATATTATATTGTACTGATCACAGACCTATGGTCACAGGGGGATTTGTTTCAGACACAAAACACCCCTTTAATGTAACAGTGCAATAACAAGTGATTAATGTGTATATTCATGTAGTAATgcaaattaatattcagaacCGTGGGGTGCAAATATGAGGGCtcatgtaataataataatgaccgTTGCTTCACTGATCACATGAAGCAGTCAGATACACAAACCCTTAGGCTGACAAGTCAGGATTTCTCATAAGGAACTTACAGAAAGTTGCATATATACTGTGGCTAATACCCTTAAGCTTCTATTACTGGGGTTAGAATAATGCAGTCTGTTACAAGCTCATGTAAAACAAAGAGACATTGGGCGGAACTTACCCAGATAACATTCTTCACTCCAGGTTTGCAGATTTCCTGCGGGGGGGCTCCCATGTCAGCCAGGAAGAGTCCCACACACACGACCTGCAGTACGGGATGGGGGGTGCCTACTTTGAGGACATGATCTTCTCGGGCAGCAGGGGTGGCCCTTTTACAGGGAGAGGGGGCTCTCAGCGGGGGGGtggtgatgacatcagtgaGGACGAGCTGGAGTACTACAGTCCGGCCCCGCCCACACCcagccctctccctgcccctaCCCTTACCCCTGTCGATAACCCATCCCTTCCCTCTGGTggctccacccctctccctccagctttCAACTTCCCTCTGTGCCCATACCCTGCCCTCCCCTACACCCCTCACCCAGAACCCGAGATGGAGGATCTGTTCTGAGCGGAGCTCTTTTGCACCCCAGAAAATGTGAATTGGGTCGCCTCAGCCAACATGAACATGGAACTGTGCCTTGTACAGTCAGCTATATGTAATATCTTGCAACATCCTACTTTCTTTACTTCAGTCCTGTCAAGTGTGTCAGGTCACTAAGGTTCCTTGGAATTATAAGGAGTCGACAGTGCACAACCACCAGAATCTTACCTTACATCAAATGCAATTCAGGAGTGTGTGGATAGGGGACTGGGACAGAGGTCTGCGCCTTGTCATCTTCAATGACTCTCAGACCCAGCTTCCCTCAAGGCTGACACCATGGTATCACATCTTTTCTGCACAGTAGCTGTGTTTTTACTCTGCTAATACAGTATCAGACTTTTCAGCCCTCTGTCAGAGTAAGAATCTCCCCTCATTCAAAAACTAGCCTGACTTCCTTTTACTTCCTTTAACTGTGAGAAAAACCACAGCCATCAGTAAGTCGCTCATGCCAGAGAGC
Protein-coding regions in this window:
- the nemp2 gene encoding nuclear envelope integral membrane protein 2 translates to MWTTCGKLILLTAGLIIVFCRYTEANHGYSYADCTFLKANEETTHYGSRCFCYSSGTMIKWKDIWSTFQVRVIGDDGVHLEFPMRPRDCYEPENVVMVARCLINHYWPTSAEAEQSLDIPLVAQEVCFRVKTNRASAEYNLYVAGKKLNRVRFGLFACGLILFYFAGPVCRSSLFYYSAGVSLGVISIFVFLLFILKKFIPKRGLFLLLFGVSSSLSYFGLQQLLFNWNEVLSLYWREVLGYLLVSGFLSFAVCYKHGPITDDRTLTLMTWTLQVIAMVMMYHGITYPTASYALLGVLVGVKCLPHFWTLLLTTCRQMGRLLSFTLGLFKRQRRPQVRFLTEEEYREQGEAYTKASLDGLREHCTKASFPAWDTVLRLRSPQRFADFLRGGSHVSQEESHTHDLQYGMGGAYFEDMIFSGSRGGPFTGRGGSQRGGGDDISEDELEYYSPAPPTPSPLPAPTLTPVDNPSLPSGGSTPLPPAFNFPLCPYPALPYTPHPEPEMEDLF